A segment of the Aromatoleum aromaticum EbN1 genome:
GCGCAACTGTCAAATTTGCTGAAACCGAATTTCAAACAGGGCACTACGATTGACGCAACGAGAGGAAGCACGACGTGAAACGCATCCCGAAGCAGGAATACACGACCGAGTTCAAGGAGCAGGCGGTCAAGCGCGCCGACGAGGTCGGCAGCATCGCTCGCGCCGCCGAAGAGCTGGGGCTGGTCGAGCAAACGCTGCGCAACTGGGCCAAGGCCGCGAAGGCCGGCAAGCTGAACCCAGCCGGCGCTAAGCAGATCACCGCCGAGCAGATGGAACTGTCTCGATTGCGCGCTCAGGTGGCGCGATTCGAGATGGAGAATAAGATATAAAAAAGCGACGGCACATTTCGCGTAGGAGCTGCTATGAAATATGCCTGTATCGAGAAGCAGCGCGGATTCTTCCCATTGCCCATCCTGCGTGAGGCCCTATCGGTGAGCCAGAGCGGCTTTCGGGCCTGGCAGGCGGGCGGCACGCCACAGCGCAAGCGACTGACCGATGCGCAGGCGCTGACGCTGATCAGTACGATTCACCAGGAGGTTCGGCAAGCGTACGGCGCGCGCCGCATTCACGCTGAGCTGCGCGGGCCTGGCTAGCGAACGACAGAATCAGCAGGAATTGGCAGTATGACGACGGCCGGTTGGAAGACGGAAAACGTAGGGCACCTCAGCTGCGCTCGCCCACCGCCATCGAGCGTACACGCCGCTACGCAGCGCGCCAAGACGCAAGGGGTGCGCATCGCCGATTACGATTTCGCTAACAAGGCGGCTTTACTTAATAGCATTGGCGATAACCGTGGACACTAGGGAATCCCTGATCAATTGACGTTTCGAGCACGCCCACCCAAGCCAGCCTGTTGAACCGACTCCGATGAACGCTTTCTTCGCCGCCACCGCTGAAATTCGAGGCCTATTCGGCTTCGATCGCCCTTTTTCGGGCGCAGCGGGCGGATTTCGCCTGTCAGTTCATCAAGGCTCGCCTCGCCAGATAAAGATTGGTCAGCCCGATCAGCGAGAACACCTGCGCGGCGTTCTTCGCGATCCCCTTGTAGCGCACCTTCGTGTAACCGAACTGGCGCTTGATCACGCGAAACACATGCTCGACCCGAGCGCGGATCGAGGACATCTTGTGATTGAAGCGCTTGTTCGCCGCGCTCAGCGGATGCGGCTTGCTCGCCTTGAGCGACACGCCCCAGAACACGCCGGCCTTGCGCGCCGTGCGCTTGAGATCGTTATTGACGTAGCCCTTGTCGCCGAACACCGCGCGATCATCTTCGCGCAGCAGATGCGGCAACTGGCTGATGTCGGAGGCGTTGGCAGGCGTCACCGATACTGTGTGTGCCAGGCCGGAATTGACGTCCGCACCGACGTGGATCTTCATGCCGAAGTACCACTGCTTGCCCTTCTTGGTCTGGTGCATGTCGGGGTCGCGCTGCCTAGCCTGATTCTTCGTCGAGGGCGGTGCGTGGATGATGGTCGCGTCAACCATCGTGCCGCCCTTGAGCAGCAATCCCTTGTCGGTCAGGACCTCATTGATGACATTCATCATCTGCGAGGTCAGCCCGTGCTGCTCAAGCAGGTGACGGAAATTGAGGATCGTCGTCTCGTCGGGCATCGCGTCGTCGGCCAGATCGAGTCGCGCAAAACGACGCATCGACTCGATTTCGTAGAGCGCATCTTCCATCGCAGGGTCCGACAGCGCGTACCACTGCTGCATGAAGTAGATCCGCAGCATCGTTTCCATCGGCATCGGCTGACGACCCCGTCGGCCCGCCTTCGGGTAGTGCGGTTCGATCACCGCAAGCAGCGCCGCCCACGGCACGACCGCATCCATCTCGGCGAGGAAGCGCTCCCGACGGGTCTGTTTCTTCTTTCGGTCGAAGGCCAGCGAGGCGAAGGTCGTTTGCTTCATGGCGGCAGTGCGATTTATGACCTCGATATTTTACAGGCTCTGAATAGATCAGAGTTTCCCTAGGGGCCAGATACGGGAATGGCAACTTTCAGTTTCACGCCTGCCCCTCGGCGACTGCCAATCTCAAAGCGCCCTCCCAGGAGGATGGTGCGCTCCTTGATGCCACGCAACCCGAGGCCACGCAGTTGATCGTCGCTCCCTGACGGATCGAATCCAACCCCGTCATCTTCAATCACCAACTCTGCAAATTTACCATTCCGCGCTAGCCAAACCCCAACGTTGCTCGCCTTTGAATGACGGGCCGCATTGGTAAGCGACTCCTGCAATATTCGAAACAGCGCCAGTGTCTGACTACTACCGAGAGAATTTACAACGCCTTCGTCCTCCAAATGAAGCTGGCAGTGGATGCCCGATCTACGCATGAAATCCTGAAGCAACCATTCGACGGCAACCACCAACCCAAGTTCGAGAACTTTTGGCCTGAGGGCGGTTGCGATATCCCGCACGCGGACGATTATCGAGTCGATCAGGACGCCCATGGCGTCAGCCTTGGACATCAGCTCGACGTCGTGACTGCGGCCTGGTTTGATACAAAATACTTCCATCTTCAGCGCGGTAAGCAACTGCCCCAGCTCGTCGTGAATCTCGCGCGCGATGCTTGCTTTCTCCTCTTCGCGCACTTCCTCGACGTGCTTGCACGTTTCACGCAGGAAACGCTCCGACTCAATCAATTTTTTTTTCGCACGGTTTCCGGCGGTAACATCCTGCCAGGTGGCATGTATGATCTTCTTCCCGCCCACAAAGATCGCAGTCAGAACAACCTCCGCATCAAGCACCTCGCCGTCTTTTCGGCGGATCGCCCAGGGGAAATGGTACGAACCGTTTTCCAGCGCAATTCGAACGACCTCAATCGCTTTTTCGGACGACAGCCGACCGTCTGGCTGACTCTCCGGGGATACATCGGCGGGCGTAAGGCCAATCAGTTGAGCCTTGTTTTCGTACCCGTGAAGACTAACCGTCGCGTCATTGCAGTCGACGAATACGCCGTTGTCGATAAGGGTTACGGGGTTCGGCGATTTCTCGAATATCGTGCGAAATTTGCTTTCGCTTTCCCTCAACGCAATTGCGGTGGCACTGCTGGTTTCGCAGTTGCCGCATTGCGGCCCCGAACTTCCCTTGCCAAAATTTACGCCGTTTTTGTGGTCCTTCATTGCGATCACCCAATAGAGAACAACAACTTCTTCTACGTTCTGAAGAACGGCTCCCCCCGCGCAAACCCTGACACCGGGAGGCATGACCAGGATCGCGCTCGCATCGAGGGGCAATCCATGCTCTGCGGGTTGTATGGAAGCCCGTGGCCTAAAGTCCTTCCTCGGGACGATAGCGGATCAGGTCAGCATTGTTCGCAATACCGAGTTTGCGCATGAGGTGGACCTTGTGCGTACTAACCGTCTTCGGACTAAGCGACAGCTCTACGCTGATTTCTGTAACCGTCTTTCCCAGCTGCAGCATCCGCAGAACCTGAATCTCCCGCTCTGACAGCGGTTCCTGCGGGCCAGCGAAAAACCTTGCATTAAAGATGATCTTCTCAGCGAGGTCAGGGTCGATGCACGGTTGTCCCGCAGCTACCTTCCGGATAGCGTTCGTGAGCGACTCCACGTCCTTCCCCTTCGTCAGATAGCCGGCCACTCCGAGCTTCAGAGCGCTCGCGGCGAGTTGGGCCTCACCATGCATCGTGAGCACCAAGATCGGAAGAAGTGGTTGCTCCGCCCTGACACGCTTGATGAGATCCA
Coding sequences within it:
- a CDS encoding IS5-like element ISAzo27 family transposase, with the protein product MKQTTFASLAFDRKKKQTRRERFLAEMDAVVPWAALLAVIEPHYPKAGRRGRQPMPMETMLRIYFMQQWYALSDPAMEDALYEIESMRRFARLDLADDAMPDETTILNFRHLLEQHGLTSQMMNVINEVLTDKGLLLKGGTMVDATIIHAPPSTKNQARQRDPDMHQTKKGKQWYFGMKIHVGADVNSGLAHTVSVTPANASDISQLPHLLREDDRAVFGDKGYVNNDLKRTARKAGVFWGVSLKASKPHPLSAANKRFNHKMSSIRARVEHVFRVIKRQFGYTKVRYKGIAKNAAQVFSLIGLTNLYLARRALMN
- a CDS encoding response regulator — its product is MIEILVADDHPIVREGLKTVISMAPDIAVTGEAANGGEVLALIRRKKFDVLLLDMSMPGHDGVDLIKRVRAEQPLLPILVLTMHGEAQLAASALKLGVAGYLTKGKDVESLTNAIRKVAAGQPCIDPDLAEKIIFNARFFAGPQEPLSEREIQVLRMLQLGKTVTEISVELSLSPKTVSTHKVHLMRKLGIANNADLIRYRPEEGL
- a CDS encoding PAS domain-containing sensor histidine kinase, which encodes MPLDASAILVMPPGVRVCAGGAVLQNVEEVVVLYWVIAMKDHKNGVNFGKGSSGPQCGNCETSSATAIALRESESKFRTIFEKSPNPVTLIDNGVFVDCNDATVSLHGYENKAQLIGLTPADVSPESQPDGRLSSEKAIEVVRIALENGSYHFPWAIRRKDGEVLDAEVVLTAIFVGGKKIIHATWQDVTAGNRAKKKLIESERFLRETCKHVEEVREEEKASIAREIHDELGQLLTALKMEVFCIKPGRSHDVELMSKADAMGVLIDSIIVRVRDIATALRPKVLELGLVVAVEWLLQDFMRRSGIHCQLHLEDEGVVNSLGSSQTLALFRILQESLTNAARHSKASNVGVWLARNGKFAELVIEDDGVGFDPSGSDDQLRGLGLRGIKERTILLGGRFEIGSRRGAGVKLKVAIPVSGP